A genomic region of Papaver somniferum cultivar HN1 chromosome 7, ASM357369v1, whole genome shotgun sequence contains the following coding sequences:
- the LOC113299055 gene encoding uncharacterized protein LOC113299055, whose protein sequence is MYNPSRVARQCGYIQKIQKAHKDFKFNETKTKVHDSDTVIVHRPFPSCDYWDNRAFHKYPLVGPSRTDDEAIPGYMPWYLNVSHTRVIRVDERPMIEDKDTALQYLRRRVEYLVTRAKLEIREGKNVKANEKLIDELNGLENVEAGAKFGEQEEEDDEEDDEEDDEEEEEPKKKRKRAPTKKMSEGASSSAQPRKRGRGGHSRPVHE, encoded by the exons atgtacaacccgtcgagagtcgcaagacaatgcggtTACATACAAAAAATCCAAAAGGCGCACAAGGATTTCAAATTCAATGAGACAAAAACCAAAGTACATGACAGTGATACTGTCATTGTTCACCGGCCTTTCCCATCATGTGATTATTGGGATAACAGAGcatttcacaaatatcctttGGTTGGTCCATCTCGAACAGATGACGAGGCAATTCCGGGTTACATGCCGTGGTACCTCAATGTTTCacatactcgagtgatacgagtagatgagaggcccatgatagaggacaaagatacggCTCTCCAATACTTG aGAAGACGAGTCGAATACTTGGTAACCCGGGCAAAGCTAGAAATCAGGGAAGGGAAAAATGTGAAGGCCAATGAAAAGCTAATTGATGAATTGAACGGTCTCGAAAATGTAGAAGctggtgcaaagtttggggagcAGGAAGAGGAGGATGATGAGGAGGATGATGAGgaggatgatgaggaggaggaggagccaaagaagaagagaaagagagccCCTACCAAAAAGAtgtctgaaggtgcatcgagcagcgcCCAACCTAGGAAACGAGGACGCGGTGGACATAGTCGTCCCGTTCATGAATGA